One Saccharopolyspora erythraea NRRL 2338 genomic region harbors:
- a CDS encoding FAD-dependent monooxygenase, whose translation MTTTNTNTGMTGGQSGRRSGDGPIGVENGAVEAENGPIGPKDGAIEVKSGAIGPKDGAGTPVLIAGAGLAGLSTAVFLGLHGVRAVVVERHASTSTHPKARGQRPHTMEALRLAGLEESFAAASPKSRGFTIRIAESVRGPVFREIVHDTFVQLGHLTPAGSADASQESAERILAARARELGADLRFSTELESFEQDGHGVTATVRDLTNGERSTLRAGYLVGADGNRSPVREALGIGTHGEGSFGHYIHWTIRADLAPLVGDQQVLYYLRNPELSGASGVVCSTDDPDRFIVAVAYDPAVEDEFDFPDERALEQVRIAVGVDDLDVEILARAAVETGMHVADRFSAGRAHLVGDAAHTMPPQGGMGGNTAVMDGFYLAWKLAAVVKGEAGPSLLDSHDAERRPVGEWIARNQYNNAIYRNARPGDAQRDAAGEAEPPIEDPGLLCFGYRHNGAIVAEPGDEGELLEDPTQPTGRPGSRAPHVVLRSGGGGWSGGGVEGPGGGGSGGGSGNGSGSRKGEGSGGRDGLSTIDLFGRDFVLLAGSEDWVRSAVAVGDSLGVGLTAHLIGRAGSGSGEFEGEWADAYGVSEQGAVLVRPDRFIAWRSVGAGTTAELEKALRTVLGR comes from the coding sequence ATGACCACGACCAACACCAACACCGGGATGACTGGCGGGCAGAGCGGGCGGAGGAGCGGGGACGGACCGATCGGCGTGGAGAACGGGGCGGTCGAGGCGGAGAACGGACCGATCGGACCGAAGGATGGAGCCATCGAGGTGAAAAGCGGAGCGATCGGACCGAAGGATGGAGCGGGGACACCGGTGCTCATCGCGGGGGCCGGGCTGGCCGGCTTGTCGACCGCTGTCTTCCTCGGCCTGCACGGCGTGCGCGCCGTGGTCGTCGAGCGCCACGCGAGCACCTCGACGCACCCGAAGGCCCGCGGCCAGCGGCCGCACACGATGGAAGCGTTGCGCCTGGCGGGCTTGGAGGAGTCCTTCGCCGCCGCTTCGCCGAAGAGCCGCGGCTTCACCATCCGGATCGCCGAGAGCGTGCGCGGCCCGGTGTTCCGCGAGATCGTGCACGACACGTTCGTGCAGCTCGGCCACCTGACGCCCGCCGGATCGGCCGACGCCAGCCAGGAGAGCGCGGAGCGGATCCTCGCCGCCCGAGCCCGCGAACTCGGCGCCGACCTGCGCTTCTCGACCGAGCTGGAGAGCTTCGAGCAGGACGGCCACGGCGTGACGGCGACCGTCCGCGACCTGACCAACGGCGAGCGGAGCACCCTGCGAGCCGGCTACCTGGTCGGCGCCGACGGCAACCGGAGTCCGGTCCGCGAGGCGCTGGGCATCGGCACCCACGGCGAGGGGTCGTTCGGGCACTACATCCACTGGACCATCCGTGCCGACCTCGCCCCGCTGGTCGGCGACCAGCAGGTGCTCTACTACCTGCGCAATCCCGAATTGTCGGGAGCCAGCGGCGTGGTGTGCAGCACCGACGACCCCGACCGCTTCATCGTCGCCGTGGCCTACGACCCGGCCGTCGAGGACGAGTTCGACTTCCCCGACGAACGCGCGCTCGAACAGGTCAGGATCGCGGTCGGCGTCGACGACCTCGATGTCGAGATCCTGGCGCGGGCGGCCGTCGAGACCGGGATGCACGTCGCCGACCGGTTCAGCGCGGGGCGGGCGCACCTCGTCGGCGACGCCGCCCACACCATGCCGCCGCAGGGCGGCATGGGAGGCAACACCGCCGTGATGGACGGCTTCTACCTGGCGTGGAAGCTGGCCGCAGTGGTCAAGGGCGAGGCGGGACCGTCCCTGCTCGACAGCCACGACGCCGAACGCCGTCCCGTGGGCGAATGGATCGCGCGCAACCAGTACAACAACGCGATCTACCGCAACGCCCGTCCCGGCGACGCGCAGCGCGATGCGGCGGGCGAGGCGGAACCGCCGATCGAGGACCCGGGGCTGCTGTGCTTCGGCTATCGGCACAACGGCGCGATCGTGGCCGAACCCGGCGACGAGGGCGAGCTCCTGGAGGACCCGACGCAGCCCACGGGCCGACCGGGCTCTCGCGCACCCCACGTGGTGCTGCGGAGCGGGGGCGGGGGTTGGAGTGGGGGTGGCGTCGAAGGCCCTGGCGGGGGCGGTAGCGGCGGCGGGAGTGGGAACGGCAGCGGCAGCCGTAAAGGCGAGGGCAGCGGTGGGCGCGATGGCCTGTCGACGATCGACCTTTTCGGGCGCGACTTCGTCCTCTTGGCTGGTTCGGAGGACTGGGTCCGGTCAGCGGTCGCGGTCGGTGACTCCCTCGGCGTGGGGCTGACGGCGCATTTGATCGGCCGAGCCGGGTCGGGCAGCGGAGAGTTCGAAGGTGAGTGGGCAGACGCCTACGGCGTGTCGGAACAGGGGGCTGTGCTCGTGCGGCCCGACCGATTCATCGCCTGGCGGAGCGTCGGAGCGGGGACTACGGCGGAGCTGGAGAAGGCTTTGCGGACCGTGCTGGGGCGGTGA
- a CDS encoding glutathione-independent formaldehyde dehydrogenase — protein MRAVVYQEPFSVAVDEVDTPTIQHPNDVLVRVTSTAICGSDLHMYEGRTAAEPGIVFGHENLGIIEEVGSGVVSLQRGDRVVMPFNVACGFCKNCLARDTGFCLTVNPGFAGGAYGYVAMGPYTGGQAEYLRVPFADFNCLKLPSDSSKESDYVLLADIFPTGYHGCELAQVSPGETCVVYGAGPVGLMAAYSAMLRGASRVFCVDRVPERLAKAEEIGAIPIDFSKGDPVQQIKDQTDGEGTDKGVDAVGYQAQVGDSSKEEPAVVLNSLIETVRPTGRLGVPGLYVPADPGGPDSNAQQGKLLVSIGRMFEKGQVMGTGQCNVKRYNRQLRDMITAGRANPSFVVSHELSLSEAPDAYRKFDQRIEGYTKVVLHP, from the coding sequence ATGAGAGCAGTGGTGTACCAGGAACCGTTCTCGGTCGCGGTGGACGAAGTGGACACGCCCACCATCCAACATCCGAACGACGTGCTCGTACGGGTGACGTCAACCGCGATCTGCGGGTCCGACCTGCACATGTACGAGGGGAGGACGGCCGCGGAGCCAGGCATCGTGTTCGGCCACGAGAACCTCGGCATCATCGAGGAGGTCGGCTCCGGCGTGGTGAGCCTGCAACGGGGTGACAGGGTCGTAATGCCCTTCAACGTCGCATGCGGGTTCTGCAAGAACTGCCTGGCGCGCGACACCGGGTTCTGCCTCACGGTCAACCCCGGCTTCGCGGGCGGGGCCTACGGCTACGTGGCGATGGGTCCCTACACCGGCGGGCAGGCGGAGTACCTGCGGGTGCCCTTCGCTGACTTCAACTGCCTGAAGCTGCCGTCGGACTCCAGCAAGGAGAGCGACTACGTCCTGTTGGCCGACATCTTCCCCACCGGCTACCACGGCTGCGAGCTGGCGCAGGTCTCGCCCGGCGAGACGTGCGTGGTGTACGGGGCGGGGCCGGTCGGCCTGATGGCCGCCTACTCGGCCATGCTGCGCGGGGCATCGCGGGTGTTCTGCGTGGACCGGGTCCCGGAGCGGCTGGCCAAGGCGGAGGAGATCGGCGCGATCCCGATCGACTTCAGCAAGGGCGACCCGGTGCAGCAGATCAAGGACCAGACCGACGGCGAGGGCACCGACAAGGGCGTCGACGCGGTCGGCTACCAGGCGCAGGTCGGCGACTCCTCCAAGGAGGAGCCGGCGGTGGTGCTGAACTCGCTGATCGAAACCGTGCGCCCCACCGGCCGACTCGGAGTGCCCGGACTGTACGTGCCGGCCGACCCCGGAGGACCGGACAGCAACGCCCAGCAGGGCAAGCTCCTGGTCTCCATCGGCCGCATGTTCGAGAAGGGCCAGGTCATGGGCACCGGCCAGTGCAACGTCAAGCGCTACAACCGGCAGCTCCGCGACATGATCACGGCCGGACGGGCCAACCCCAGCTTCGTCGTCTCCCACGAGCTGTCGCTCTCGGAGGCGCCGGACGCCTACCGCAAGTTCGACCAACGCATCGAGGGCTACACGAAGGTCGTCCTGCACCCGTAA
- a CDS encoding DinB family protein, whose amino-acid sequence MTASDPKADLHLYLRAAREALLWKLDGLSEYDVRRPLTPTGTNLLGLVKHAACCELGYFGFVFGRPSDEPMPWYEDGAEPNGDMWATAEESREQIVAFYRRAWAHADATIEALSLDSTGKVPWWTGAEVTLHRILVHVIAETHRHAGHADIVRELIDGQVGMREDNDNMPPADRAWWEDYRARLERVAQEAGGR is encoded by the coding sequence ATGACGGCATCGGACCCGAAAGCGGACCTCCACCTCTACCTGCGAGCGGCCCGCGAGGCGCTGCTCTGGAAGCTCGACGGGCTCTCGGAGTACGACGTCCGCCGGCCGCTGACCCCGACGGGCACGAACCTCCTCGGGCTGGTCAAGCACGCGGCCTGCTGCGAGCTGGGCTACTTCGGGTTCGTCTTCGGACGGCCGTCCGACGAGCCGATGCCGTGGTACGAGGACGGCGCCGAGCCCAACGGCGACATGTGGGCGACCGCAGAGGAGTCGCGGGAGCAGATCGTCGCGTTCTACCGCCGGGCGTGGGCGCACGCGGACGCCACGATCGAGGCGCTGTCGCTCGACTCGACCGGCAAGGTCCCGTGGTGGACCGGCGCGGAGGTGACGCTGCACCGGATCCTGGTGCACGTGATCGCCGAGACCCACCGCCACGCCGGGCACGCCGACATCGTCCGGGAGCTGATCGACGGCCAGGTCGGCATGCGCGAGGACAACGACAACATGCCGCCCGCCGACCGGGCCTGGTGGGAGGACTACCGGGCAAGGCTCGAGCGAGTGGCGCAGGAGGCCGGAGGGCGCTGA
- the deoC gene encoding deoxyribose-phosphate aldolase encodes MAYPPPTTPSVTSSPGLPAELAEATKDDSTLRRFLHGLPGVDQVGLEQRAAGLATRSIKKAAKLWAIDTAIGMVDLTTLEGADTEGKVRALCAKGRNPDPDRPGTPRVAAICVYPDLAAVAVEALRGSGVGVASVATAFPSGRSSREVKLADVELAVSAGATEVDMVIDRGAFLSGRYGQVFDEIRAVKAACGDTHLKVILETGELATYDNVRRASWLALLAGGDFIKTSTGKVSPAATLPVTHLMLQAVRDWRDRTGELRGVKPAGGIRNTKDAIRYLVAVHEVAGPEWLTPELFRFGASSLLNDLLMQRRTQLDGHYSGPDYVAVD; translated from the coding sequence ATGGCCTACCCGCCACCAACAACGCCGTCGGTGACGAGCTCCCCCGGTCTGCCGGCCGAGCTCGCCGAGGCGACCAAGGACGACAGCACCCTGCGCCGCTTCCTGCACGGGCTTCCCGGCGTCGACCAGGTCGGGCTCGAACAGCGAGCCGCCGGCCTGGCCACCCGCAGCATCAAGAAAGCCGCCAAGCTGTGGGCGATCGACACCGCGATCGGCATGGTCGACCTGACCACGCTCGAAGGCGCCGACACCGAGGGCAAGGTCCGCGCGCTGTGCGCCAAGGGCCGCAACCCCGACCCGGACCGGCCCGGCACCCCGCGCGTGGCCGCGATCTGCGTGTATCCGGACCTGGCCGCGGTCGCCGTGGAGGCGCTGCGCGGCTCCGGCGTCGGGGTCGCGTCGGTGGCCACCGCCTTCCCGTCCGGGCGGTCGTCGCGGGAGGTCAAGCTCGCCGACGTGGAGCTGGCGGTGTCGGCCGGTGCGACCGAGGTCGACATGGTGATCGACCGCGGTGCCTTCCTCTCCGGCCGCTACGGCCAGGTGTTCGACGAGATCCGGGCGGTCAAGGCGGCCTGCGGCGACACGCACCTGAAGGTCATCCTGGAGACGGGCGAGCTGGCCACCTACGACAACGTCCGGCGCGCGTCCTGGCTGGCGCTGCTTGCCGGCGGCGACTTCATCAAGACCTCCACCGGCAAGGTGTCGCCCGCCGCGACGCTGCCGGTGACGCACCTGATGCTGCAGGCGGTGCGCGACTGGCGCGACCGCACCGGCGAGCTGCGCGGGGTCAAGCCCGCGGGCGGCATCCGCAACACCAAGGACGCCATCCGCTACCTGGTGGCGGTGCACGAGGTGGCGGGCCCGGAATGGCTCACCCCGGAGCTGTTCCGCTTCGGCGCCTCCAGTCTGCTCAACGACCTGCTGATGCAGCGGCGGACCCAGCTCGACGGCCACTACTCCGGCCCCGACTACGTGGCGGTGGACTGA
- a CDS encoding aldehyde dehydrogenase family protein: MPEETRSPWEYAPAPESRAIANLQPSYRMFVDGEFVDGAGEPLKSVNPATEETLAEVSSAGPSDVDKAVRAARKAFDRTWGGMPGSERAKYLFRIARLIQERGRELAVLETLDNGKPIKESRDADIPTAAAHFFHHAGWADKLSYAGYGPDPRPVGVAGQVIPWNFPLLMLAWKIAPALACGNTVVLKPAETTPLTALVFAEICQQAGLPAGVVNILPGAGDVGAELVGHAGVDKVAFTGSTEVGKQIQRTLAGSGKKLTLELGGKAANVVFDDAPLDQAVEGIVNGIFFNQGHVCCAGSRLLVQESVADELLDKLRSRIATLRVGDPLDKNTDVGAVNSAEQLERITALSATGDAEGASRWTSPCPLPEKGFFFSPTVFSGVQQSMRIAREEIFGPVLSVLTFRTPDEAVSKANNTPYGLSAGIWTEKGSRILWAAQKMRAGVVWANTFNRFDPTAPFGGYQESGFGREGGRAGLEAYLDV; this comes from the coding sequence ATGCCCGAGGAGACCCGCAGCCCGTGGGAGTACGCGCCCGCCCCCGAGTCGCGGGCGATCGCCAACCTCCAGCCGAGCTACCGGATGTTCGTCGACGGCGAGTTCGTCGACGGCGCGGGCGAACCGCTCAAGAGCGTCAACCCCGCGACCGAGGAAACCCTGGCGGAGGTTTCCAGCGCCGGGCCGTCGGATGTGGACAAGGCGGTTCGCGCCGCGCGCAAGGCGTTCGACAGGACGTGGGGCGGGATGCCCGGTTCCGAGCGCGCGAAGTACCTGTTCCGCATCGCCCGGCTGATCCAGGAACGCGGGCGCGAGCTGGCCGTGCTGGAGACGCTCGACAACGGCAAGCCCATCAAGGAGTCCCGCGACGCCGACATCCCCACCGCGGCGGCGCACTTCTTCCACCACGCGGGCTGGGCGGACAAGCTCTCCTACGCCGGTTACGGCCCCGACCCGCGGCCGGTCGGCGTCGCGGGCCAGGTCATCCCGTGGAACTTCCCGCTGCTGATGCTGGCCTGGAAGATCGCACCCGCGCTGGCCTGCGGGAACACCGTCGTCCTCAAGCCCGCCGAGACCACGCCGCTCACGGCGCTGGTCTTCGCCGAGATCTGCCAGCAGGCCGGACTGCCCGCGGGCGTGGTCAACATCCTGCCCGGAGCCGGTGACGTCGGCGCCGAGCTGGTCGGGCACGCCGGGGTCGACAAGGTCGCCTTCACCGGCTCGACCGAGGTCGGCAAGCAGATCCAGCGCACCCTGGCAGGCAGCGGCAAGAAGCTGACGCTGGAGCTCGGCGGCAAGGCCGCCAACGTCGTCTTCGACGACGCCCCGCTGGACCAGGCCGTCGAGGGCATCGTCAACGGCATCTTCTTCAACCAGGGCCACGTCTGCTGCGCGGGTTCACGGCTGCTGGTGCAGGAGTCGGTCGCCGACGAGCTGCTCGACAAGCTGCGCTCGCGGATCGCGACGCTGCGGGTCGGCGACCCGCTGGACAAGAACACCGACGTCGGTGCGGTCAACTCGGCCGAGCAGCTCGAACGGATCACCGCGCTGAGCGCGACCGGCGACGCCGAGGGCGCGAGCCGGTGGACCAGCCCGTGCCCGCTGCCGGAGAAGGGGTTCTTCTTCTCCCCCACCGTCTTCTCCGGCGTGCAGCAGTCGATGCGCATCGCACGCGAGGAGATCTTCGGACCGGTGCTGTCGGTGCTGACCTTCCGCACGCCGGACGAGGCGGTGAGCAAGGCCAACAACACGCCGTACGGGCTGTCGGCGGGCATCTGGACCGAGAAGGGCTCCCGGATCCTGTGGGCGGCGCAGAAGATGCGCGCCGGGGTGGTGTGGGCCAACACCTTCAACCGGTTCGACCCGACCGCACCGTTCGGCGGCTACCAGGAGTCCGGTTTCGGCCGCGAGGGCGGTCGCGCAGGTCTGGAGGCATACCTCGATGTCTGA
- a CDS encoding aldehyde dehydrogenase family protein produces MSDRSTSSGRLAVAKTYKLYVGGKFPRSESGRSYPVRDAKGGFLANAAQASRKDVRDAVSAARKAFGGWSGATAYNRGQVLFRVAEVMEGRREQFAAEVRAAEGLSQKAAESAVDAAVDRVVWYAGWTDKIASVLGAANPVAGPYFSFSVPEPTGVVGVLAPQSSSLLGLVSVVAPVIAAGNTCVVVAASERPLPAITLAEVLATSDVPGGVVNLLTGHAEELGPWLASHADVNALDPVGAPGELRAELERAAAETVKRVLPVRGEPDWNRQPDIQRLRAFTEVKTVWHPVGT; encoded by the coding sequence ATGTCTGACCGTTCGACGTCTTCTGGGCGGCTGGCAGTGGCCAAGACCTACAAGCTCTACGTCGGCGGGAAGTTCCCGCGCTCGGAGTCGGGGCGCTCCTACCCGGTGCGCGACGCCAAGGGCGGCTTCCTCGCCAACGCCGCGCAGGCTTCGCGCAAGGACGTCCGGGACGCGGTCTCGGCCGCGCGCAAGGCTTTCGGCGGCTGGTCCGGCGCCACCGCCTACAACCGCGGCCAGGTGCTGTTCCGGGTGGCGGAGGTGATGGAGGGGCGACGCGAGCAGTTCGCCGCCGAGGTCCGCGCCGCGGAAGGGCTCTCCCAGAAGGCCGCCGAGTCCGCCGTGGACGCCGCGGTGGACCGCGTGGTCTGGTACGCGGGCTGGACCGACAAGATCGCCTCGGTGCTGGGCGCGGCCAACCCGGTCGCCGGGCCGTACTTCTCGTTCAGCGTGCCGGAACCGACCGGCGTGGTGGGCGTGCTCGCACCGCAGTCGTCGTCGCTGCTCGGGCTGGTCAGCGTGGTGGCGCCGGTGATCGCCGCGGGCAACACCTGCGTCGTGGTCGCCGCCTCCGAGCGGCCGCTGCCCGCGATCACCCTCGCCGAGGTCCTGGCGACCTCCGACGTCCCCGGCGGCGTGGTCAACCTGCTGACCGGGCACGCCGAGGAGCTGGGTCCATGGCTGGCCTCGCACGCCGACGTCAACGCCCTCGACCCGGTGGGCGCCCCCGGCGAGCTGCGCGCCGAACTGGAGCGGGCGGCGGCCGAGACGGTCAAGCGCGTGCTGCCGGTGCGCGGCGAGCCGGACTGGAACCGCCAGCCCGACATCCAGCGGCTGCGCGCGTTCACCGAGGTCAAGACGGTGTGGCACCCGGTCGGCACCTGA
- a CDS encoding HAAS signaling domain-containing protein encodes MMTLDKKYRDELMLALRLHDISGRRVGEVLAEVETHVAETGEDPVEAFGSPREYAAQVAAQLDRSTGKPSPVDNALGALGTGAFVFFGITFLLDGLWAGPNGVTYTLADSIGALLTLALILVAVFLSFRAGTALAASRRRSLGTAAVVTFAAAIACTVVKDWFVADAAPLFELSAWVSVGLGAVLIAVSLVFLVRAIRRGWVVDPR; translated from the coding sequence ATGATGACGCTGGACAAGAAGTACCGGGACGAGCTGATGTTGGCGCTGCGGCTGCACGACATCTCCGGCAGGCGGGTCGGCGAGGTCCTCGCCGAGGTCGAGACCCACGTCGCCGAGACCGGCGAAGACCCGGTCGAGGCGTTCGGGTCGCCGCGGGAGTACGCGGCCCAGGTCGCCGCGCAGCTCGACCGCTCCACCGGCAAGCCGTCGCCGGTGGACAACGCGCTCGGCGCGCTGGGAACCGGGGCGTTCGTGTTCTTCGGGATCACCTTCCTGCTCGACGGCCTGTGGGCCGGGCCGAACGGCGTCACCTACACGCTCGCCGACAGCATCGGGGCGCTCCTGACGCTCGCCCTGATCCTGGTTGCGGTGTTCCTGTCGTTCCGCGCGGGCACCGCGCTCGCGGCGTCGAGGCGCCGCTCGCTGGGGACCGCCGCGGTCGTGACGTTCGCGGCGGCGATCGCGTGCACGGTCGTGAAGGACTGGTTCGTCGCCGACGCCGCGCCGCTCTTCGAGCTGTCGGCCTGGGTGTCGGTGGGGCTCGGCGCGGTGCTGATCGCGGTGTCGCTGGTCTTCCTGGTGCGGGCGATCAGGCGCGGCTGGGTCGTCGACCCGCGCTGA
- a CDS encoding PadR family transcriptional regulator, whose protein sequence is MADKTTAARQTQWLRGVLDLAVLALLAESGEDYGYTLLQRLGEAGMPDMKAGTLYPLLNRLAADGLVRAEWRAGEGGPGRKFFALTDEGRKVLSEQGPKWTEFAKNAVAVVERGVRA, encoded by the coding sequence ATGGCGGACAAGACGACGGCCGCCCGTCAGACGCAGTGGCTGCGCGGGGTGCTCGACCTCGCGGTGCTGGCGCTGCTCGCCGAGAGCGGCGAGGACTACGGCTACACGCTGCTGCAGCGGCTCGGCGAGGCCGGCATGCCGGACATGAAGGCGGGAACCCTCTACCCGCTGCTCAACCGGCTGGCGGCGGACGGGCTCGTGCGTGCGGAGTGGCGGGCCGGTGAGGGCGGCCCGGGGCGGAAGTTCTTCGCCCTCACCGACGAGGGCCGCAAGGTGCTCTCCGAGCAGGGTCCGAAGTGGACGGAATTCGCGAAGAACGCGGTCGCGGTGGTTGAACGAGGGGTGCGAGCATGA
- a CDS encoding SMI1/KNR4 family protein: MDVTELWANIVRWLEDHAPVTAAALEPPDPAELVALEAEFHVQLPADLRAWWTCCGGTATDVLADVLPPFYTPYSPSAALRAWRGHRELWTARWERPSCDYYAGSAGSSFHPAWIPIAGDGFADELVVDLRPGPLHGCVLEWEQEAAQVERPEWQGVSAMLADVYRALTDGVPAGHSHATVTEDGKLDWQIR; encoded by the coding sequence ATGGACGTCACGGAACTGTGGGCGAACATCGTGCGGTGGCTGGAAGATCACGCGCCGGTCACCGCCGCCGCCCTCGAACCCCCCGATCCGGCGGAGCTGGTGGCGCTGGAGGCGGAGTTCCACGTCCAGCTCCCAGCGGACCTGCGCGCCTGGTGGACCTGTTGCGGCGGTACCGCCACCGACGTGCTCGCCGACGTCCTGCCGCCCTTCTACACCCCCTACAGCCCGAGTGCGGCGCTGCGGGCGTGGCGCGGGCACCGGGAGCTGTGGACGGCGCGCTGGGAGCGGCCCTCCTGCGACTACTACGCCGGCTCGGCGGGATCGAGCTTCCACCCCGCGTGGATCCCGATCGCCGGTGACGGCTTCGCCGACGAGCTCGTCGTCGACCTGCGCCCGGGACCATTGCACGGCTGCGTGCTCGAGTGGGAGCAGGAGGCGGCGCAGGTCGAACGCCCGGAGTGGCAGGGCGTCTCGGCCATGCTGGCCGACGTCTACCGCGCGCTGACCGACGGCGTGCCCGCCGGGCACAGCCACGCGACGGTGACCGAGGACGGCAAGCTGGACTGGCAGATCCGCTGA
- a CDS encoding RNA polymerase sigma factor, translated as MGDEGILLDAARCGSAAAFGELYARHVGAAHTMARQVARTATDAEDLVAEAFARILDVLNRGGGPTTAFRAYLLTTVRNLATTSNTQDRRLHLAPDVDLVFAEQPRMPSIDSVSDAIDRSLLAQAFARLPLRWQRVLWHLEVEDLPLAEVADRFGMNPNGVSALAYRARKGLREAYLDADRAIPDPRKRSPRPMADAA; from the coding sequence ATCGGCGACGAAGGAATCCTGCTGGACGCGGCGCGGTGCGGCTCCGCCGCGGCTTTCGGGGAGCTGTACGCGCGGCACGTCGGCGCCGCCCACACGATGGCGCGGCAGGTCGCCAGGACGGCGACCGACGCCGAGGACCTGGTGGCCGAGGCGTTCGCCCGGATACTCGACGTCCTCAACCGCGGTGGCGGCCCGACGACGGCGTTCCGCGCCTATCTGCTCACGACGGTCCGCAACCTGGCCACGACGTCGAACACGCAGGACCGCAGGCTGCACCTGGCCCCGGACGTCGACCTCGTCTTCGCCGAGCAGCCCCGGATGCCGTCCATCGACTCGGTTTCCGACGCGATCGACCGTTCGCTGCTCGCCCAGGCGTTCGCGCGGTTGCCCCTGCGGTGGCAGCGCGTGCTGTGGCACCTGGAGGTGGAGGACCTGCCCCTGGCGGAGGTGGCCGACCGGTTCGGGATGAACCCCAACGGCGTGTCGGCGCTCGCGTACCGGGCGCGCAAGGGTCTGCGCGAGGCTTACCTGGATGCCGACCGCGCGATCCCCGACCCCCGCAAGCGGTCCCCGCGCCCGATGGCCGACGCCGCCTGA
- a CDS encoding IclR family transcriptional regulator, with protein sequence MTRGDGEPTLITSVQRALRLLEAVGEHPGGTTAKYLARRTGIALPTTYHLLRTLAHEGYVEKLGDGSYIVGDGVDGLHASSRGQVLRNRVRAVMADLREELGAAIYLARYHDGEVQVSDIVDSRRAPRVDVWADFRDAAHATAIGKCLLSGMSRQQRADHFSRYPPAGLTPRTFTRVRDLVDGARTSSIVLDSEEYSLGVACMAAPVRVGGGPATLAISFPVQRLPVSGELVGPLSDAAGRITRMLAVAGDFPTAR encoded by the coding sequence GTGACACGGGGGGACGGGGAGCCCACGCTCATCACGTCGGTGCAGCGTGCCTTGCGCCTGCTCGAGGCCGTTGGTGAACACCCCGGTGGCACGACGGCCAAGTACCTCGCCAGGCGCACCGGTATCGCACTGCCGACGACGTACCACCTGCTGCGCACGTTGGCGCATGAAGGCTACGTGGAGAAGCTCGGCGACGGCTCCTACATCGTCGGTGACGGCGTCGACGGGCTGCACGCCTCCAGCCGGGGTCAGGTGCTGCGCAACCGCGTCCGCGCGGTGATGGCCGACCTGCGCGAGGAGCTCGGCGCCGCCATCTACCTCGCCCGCTACCACGACGGCGAGGTGCAGGTGTCCGACATCGTCGACAGCCGCCGCGCACCGCGCGTGGACGTGTGGGCCGACTTCCGGGACGCCGCGCACGCCACCGCCATCGGCAAGTGCCTGCTGTCCGGGATGAGCCGGCAGCAGCGCGCCGACCACTTCAGCCGCTACCCGCCCGCCGGCCTCACCCCGCGCACGTTCACCCGGGTGCGTGACCTGGTCGACGGCGCGCGCACCTCGTCGATCGTCCTCGACTCCGAGGAGTACTCCCTCGGCGTGGCGTGCATGGCGGCTCCGGTCCGGGTCGGCGGTGGACCCGCGACGCTCGCGATTTCCTTCCCCGTCCAACGACTTCCGGTTTCCGGTGAGCTCGTCGGTCCGCTCTCCGACGCGGCGGGGAGGATCACCCGAATGCTCGCGGTGGCCGGAGATTTTCCCACCGCGCGGTGA